From Mytilus edulis chromosome 8, xbMytEdul2.2, whole genome shotgun sequence, one genomic window encodes:
- the LOC139485382 gene encoding glutamate receptor-like, giving the protein MYLDSIVLKMKIHSFVSYYYFMFTMINGQDSSKRRKIGAIFDHRSRHLAKTFELEVGRLSTMDKDITLEQIHEIVDCRDSYYVTNAICDLLEQNVYGILGAFHSCALSTIQSYTDTFKVPFISLSMPQQSLSSDPYQLYIRPSYITGLLDVVQLKEWNKIFYIYETDDGLVRLQQLFQDINKREMSIDIDVKRVVSVSHCHQELRSVYNTNTKDDLRVFLDLTTEQSEELISLVKKDPDVSNTRFHFLIIDLGMTDMNETVLSAGLNVSGFSLPETKGWESHPTRTETFGDDLVKDAVKVFHRALKQIEQVTPIHRVDEMMKCRDNERRITFSPGKKVLNQIRKEEYNGNSGKIKFKNNGWRKDFVLPLYETRMDMGIAKVGSFNPPNRLNLHKPDLVKKKYQNYTNENIIWRITTVKEEPYVMHNELGQQTNAMCGRENFTGYIIDLIDAVAAHMQIKYKLCIAKDEQYGKELENGTWNGVIGELVRGEADIAFGAMTISSERERVVDFTKPFMSLGISIMIKKPANKKAHTFSFMDPLSYEIWMCILFAYVGVSVVLFLVSRFSPTEWHIEDNSTIKNAFTISNSLWYSLGAFMQQGCDISPKSVSGRIVGSVWWFFTLIIISSYTANLAAFLTVERMNTPIDSAEDLAKQTRIQYGVYEGGTTYNFFKKSKVAIYERMWAYMSSAQDVFAKTTREGVKRVRDENGKYAYLIESSTNEYINTRKPCDTMKVGSNLDSKGYGIATPIGSNLRDRLTLAVLNLRERGRLQSLKKKWWDERSECGDDATVLDGSNAELKLNNVAGIFYILIGGLGLSVIIAGFEFLYRSIAESRKSQKTFGTIVRQKARLSFRGSIDSTNPEASTPLKSSGSFGTYKYNGPTQLPGFDPYVDTNTHTEV; this is encoded by the exons tTTGTGATTTGTTAGAACAGAATGTATACGGGATCCTTGGAGCATTTCATTCCTGTGCTTTATCAACCATACAGTCTTATACTGACACTTTCAAAGTTCCCTTTATATCGTTGAGTATGCCACAACAGTCCCTGTCTTCAGATCCATACCAGCTTTACATTAGACCATCATATATTACAGGGCTTCTTGATGTTGTTCAGCTTAAAGAATGgaacaaaatattctatatatatgaaACAGATGATG GATTAGTACGGTTACAACAACTTTTTCAAGACATCAATAAAAGAGAAATGAGTATTGACATTGATGTTAAAAGAGTTGTATCTGTGAGTCATTGTCACCAAGAGCTGAGGAGTGTATACAATACAAACACAAAAGATGATTTACGAGTATTCCTAGATCTGACAACCGAACAGTCGGAGGAATTAATTTCATTAGTA aaaaaagATCCGGATGTTAGCAATACCAGATTCCATTTTCTAATTATAGActtg GGGATGACTGATATGAATGAAACAGTACTTTCAGCAGGACTGAATGTGTCGGGTTTCAGCTTACCAGAAACCAAAGGCTGGGAATCACATCCAACCAGAACGGAAACA TTTGGTGATGATCTTGTTAAAGATGCAGTAAAGGTTTTCCATCGAGCATTAAAGCAAATTGAACAAGTAACTCCTATCCATAGAGTTGACGAAATGATGAAATGTAGAGATAATGAACGTAGAATAACATTCAGTCCAGGAAAAAAAGTTCTTAATCAGATAAGAAAG GAAGAATATAATGGTAACAGtggtaaaataaaatttaaaaataatggatGGCGGAAAGATTTTGTATTGCCACTGTATGAAACAAGAATGGATATGGGAATAGCTAAA gttgGAAGTTTTAATCCACCAAACCGGCTTAACTTACATAAACCAGatctggttaaaaaaaaataccagaatTATACAAATGAGAACATAATTTGGCGGATAACCACAGTCAAG GAAGAACCTTATGTAATGCATAATGAACTTGGACAACAAACTAACGCCATGTGTGGTAGGGAAAATTTTACAGGATATATTATAGATCTAATAGATGCTGTTGCTGCACATAtgcaaatcaaatataaattatgCATTGCCAAAGATGAACAGTATGGAAAGGAACTAGAAAATGGTACATGGAATGGAGTGATTGGAGAATTAGTGAGAGGG gaAGCTGATATAGCATTTGGGGCAATGACAATATCATCAGAACGGGAACGAGTCGTCGATTTTACGAAACCTTTTATGAGTTTAGGCATCAGTATAATGATAAAGAAACCAGCCAACAAGAAAGCACACACCTTTTCATTTATGGACCCTTTGTCCTATGAAATTTGGATGTGCATTTTGTTTGCCTACGTCGGAGTTAGTGTAGTATTATTCCTTGTCAGTAGATTTAGTCCAACAGAATGGCATATAGAAGACAACAGCACAATAAAAAATGCCTTTACAATATCTAATAGTTTATGGTATTCCTTGGGTGCATTTATGCAACAGGGGTGTGATATAAGTCCTAA ATCGGTTTCTGGTCGaattgttggtagtgtatggTGGTTTTTCACTTTGATTATTATATCATCTTATACTGCAAATTTAGCGGCTTTCCTCACAGTTGAGCGAATGAACACACCTATTGATTCTGCAGAGGATTTAGCAAAACAAACACGTATTCAGTATGGAGTGTATGAAGGCGGAACCACCTATAATTTCTTCAAG AAATCAAAAGTAGCAATTTATGAACGAATGTGGGCTTACATGTCATCTGCCCAAGATGTGTTTGCAAAGACAACACGAGAAGGGGTGAAAAGGGTCCGGGATGAAAATGGGAAATATGCATATTTAATAGAATCGTCAACAAACGAATATATTAACACCAGAAAACCATGTGATACAATGAAGGTCGGAAGTAATCTAGATTCAAAGGGTTACGGCATTGCAACTCCGATTGGATCAAATTTAAG AGACAGACTAACGCTTGCAGTTCTTAACTTGAGGGAAAGAGGACGTTTACAGTCATTAAAGAAAAAGTGGTGGGACGAGCGATCAGAATGTGGAGATGATGCCACTGTCTTG GATGGTAGCAATGCTGagttaaaattgaataatgttGCTggaattttctacattttaatcgGTGGATTAGGTTTGTCAGTAATCATTGCTGGATTCGAATTCCTATACAGGTCAATAGCTGAATCCAGAAAATCTCAG aaaACTTTTGGTACAATCGTTAGACAAAAAGCTCGACTTTCCTTCAGAGGATCTATAGATTCAACCAACCCTGAAGCTTCAACTCCTTTAAAAAGTTCAGGATCATTCGGAACA TATAAATATAATGGACCAACACAATTACCTGGTTTTGACCCTTATGTCGACACAAATACTCATACAGAAGTATAA